In Babylonia areolata isolate BAREFJ2019XMU chromosome 10, ASM4173473v1, whole genome shotgun sequence, the following proteins share a genomic window:
- the LOC143287007 gene encoding archaemetzincin-2-like — MGLSNSTVDTTGDSNGGDASEHQQCAVSDKNFRFLMGKVRNVGPAAQRLFNLGKLYLSPDNPEQIEKDKHDFQELFHPMHESAEASDAEVNKAFKLFQPLKKSKPLHHGQTYVQWKVAQDYQSSYLLCMHKRDIIYIQPIDEFPDFVKRFRFQRGMIQVGLFELVQGFAQVFFSGIDVMVLPHVQTEQLGWNVVSRYHQVTGQKQYLANDFYPRLQSLLPSNGICILGFVWTDLFPENYNFVLGEASPQYRSGIFSFGRFPPSTFDPENPQDLTEITGEVVWKLIKVVSHEVSHLFGLDHCEFFHCAMNESNSITEAMSQPLFLCPVCLRKLHQVCGFDVAERYRELLGFLKDVESQLPYEKFQGAIRWLEECLTFLHSSD; from the exons ATGGGGTTGTCTAACAGTACTGTTGATACTACTGGCGACTCCAATGGAGGAGATGCGTCAGAGCATCAACAGTGTGCAGTTTCAGACAAGAATTTTCGTTTTCTGATGGGTAAAGTGCGAAATGTTGGCCCCGCTGCTCAGCGTCTGTTTAACCTTGGAAAATTATACCTGTCACCAGATAACCCAGAGCAAATAGAAAAGGACAAACACGATTTTCAGGAATTGTTCCACCCTATGCACGAATCCGCGGAGGCCTCGGATGCTGAAGTAAACAAAGCATTCAAGTTATTCCAGCCCCTCAAAAAGTCCAAACCCTTGCATCATGGACAGACCTACGTTCAGTGGAAGGTGGCCCAAGACTATCAGTCGTCTTACTTGCTGTGTATGCACAAGAGGGACATCATCTACATTCAGCCCATCGATGAATTTCCAGATTTTGTCAAGCGTTTTCGGTTTCAGAGAGGAATGATCCAAGTGGGACTTTTTGAACTGGTGCAAGGGTTTGCTCAAGTGTTCTTCAGTGGTATTGATGTCATGGTTCTGCCACATGTGCAGACGGAGCAGTTAGGCTGGAATGTTGTTTCAAG GTATCACCAGGTGACAGGCCAGAAGCAGTACCTGGCCAACGACTTCTATCCACGGCTGCAGAGTCTCCTGCCGTCCAATGGAATCTGCATCCTGGGATTTGTTTGGACGGACCTCTTTCCTG agaaCTACAACTTTGTGCTGGGGGAGGCATCGCCCCAGTATCGCTCAGGAATTTTCAGCTTTGGCCGCTTTCCCCCCAGCACCTTTGACCCTGAGAACCCACAAGATCTGACGGAGATAACTGGGGAGGTCGTATGGAAActgatcaag GTGGTGAGTCATGAAGTTAGCCATCTGTTCGGCCTGGACCACTGCGAGTTTTTTCACTGCGCCATGAACGAGAGCAATTCAATAACGGAGGCGATGAGTCAGCCCCTGTTCCTATGCCCGGTGTGTCTGCGAAAGCTGCACCAGGTCTGTGGGTTTGACGTCGCAGAGAGGTACCGTGAGCTGCTGGGCTTTCTGAAGGACGTGGAGTCACAGCTGCCATACGAGAAGTTCCAAGGTGCCATTAGGTGGCTGGAGGAGTGTCTGACGTTCCTGCATTCTTCTGACTGA